A section of the Mesobacillus jeotgali genome encodes:
- the nadB gene encoding L-aspartate oxidase, with the protein MKQYDVIIIGSGIAALQLANKLTKDLNVIILTKEKLTTGNSYLAQGGVAAAIAPSDDPYLHYLDTLEAGAHHNDAEAVLEMTQKAPELIKGLWQSGCRFDDDGKGKLLLGMEGAHSEKRIVHSGGDETGKHMVDFLIERLEANISIEQSTFVYDLILNKEETQCIGVKAKLPDGRNEIYAAPHVVLATGGCGQVFAYTSNAETATGDGIALAYRAGAELADMEFVQFHPTLLYVAGKTRGLISEAVRGEGAVLVTAEGKRIMEGIHPLKDLAPRHIVSQTIYDYSRKGIQVFLDISSIRDFGSRFPTVSKLCRDHGTEIENDLIPVVPGSHFVMGGVKTDLQGRTSIPGLYAIGEVACTGIHGANRLASNSLLEGMFVGGKLAEWINGTQAYRDAINNLHIPEKNFFNGELPEPDILKHTMMNRTGIVRTKELLMTQAEWLSQFNLERWLDAAIDHLSPSTLNRLFMYIAASLITRSALERTESRGGHFREDFPNEDNANWMKKQIIHQRKNVKDGKHEFNQTALAT; encoded by the coding sequence ATGAAACAATATGACGTAATTATTATTGGCAGCGGTATTGCCGCATTGCAGTTGGCCAATAAGTTAACGAAGGATTTAAATGTGATTATTCTCACAAAGGAGAAGCTGACTACAGGAAATTCCTATCTCGCCCAGGGTGGGGTGGCAGCGGCAATTGCTCCAAGTGACGATCCTTACTTACACTATCTCGACACGTTAGAAGCGGGTGCCCACCATAATGACGCGGAAGCCGTTTTGGAAATGACCCAAAAGGCACCGGAGCTTATTAAAGGATTATGGCAGTCAGGGTGCCGATTCGATGATGATGGTAAAGGAAAGCTGCTTCTGGGAATGGAAGGAGCACATAGCGAAAAGAGAATCGTCCACAGTGGCGGGGATGAGACCGGGAAGCATATGGTGGATTTCTTGATTGAAAGGCTAGAGGCCAACATTTCTATCGAACAATCCACTTTCGTTTATGATTTGATTTTAAACAAAGAAGAAACTCAATGTATCGGAGTGAAGGCGAAGCTTCCTGATGGAAGGAATGAAATATATGCTGCACCCCATGTAGTTCTGGCGACAGGGGGTTGCGGTCAGGTATTCGCCTACACTTCCAATGCAGAAACTGCTACTGGGGATGGGATTGCCCTGGCCTATAGAGCCGGAGCTGAATTGGCCGATATGGAATTTGTCCAGTTCCATCCCACATTGCTTTATGTAGCAGGAAAGACGCGTGGCCTTATTTCTGAAGCAGTCAGGGGAGAAGGGGCAGTCCTTGTCACCGCAGAAGGAAAAAGGATTATGGAAGGCATTCATCCATTAAAGGACCTGGCACCGCGGCATATTGTCTCGCAAACCATTTATGATTACTCCCGAAAAGGAATACAAGTCTTCCTTGATATATCCTCCATCCGGGATTTTGGCTCAAGATTTCCAACGGTCAGTAAGCTTTGCAGGGATCATGGGACAGAAATAGAAAATGATCTCATTCCTGTTGTACCTGGGAGCCATTTTGTCATGGGCGGGGTCAAGACTGATCTGCAAGGACGAACGAGCATCCCGGGATTATATGCAATCGGTGAAGTAGCTTGTACCGGTATCCACGGAGCGAATAGATTAGCCAGCAATTCTTTATTGGAAGGCATGTTTGTCGGAGGAAAGCTAGCTGAATGGATCAACGGCACTCAGGCATACAGGGATGCCATCAACAATCTGCATATTCCTGAAAAAAACTTCTTCAATGGTGAACTGCCAGAGCCAGATATTTTGAAACATACAATGATGAACCGTACGGGGATTGTCAGGACAAAGGAACTGCTCATGACCCAGGCTGAGTGGCTGTCGCAATTCAATCTGGAAAGGTGGCTTGATGCCGCAATTGATCACCTATCGCCATCAACATTAAACAGGTTGTTTATGTATATTGCCGCATCTCTGATCACCCGGTCAGCTTTGGAGAGGACAGAAAGCAGGGGCGGCCATTTTCGGGAAGATTTTCCTAATGAAGATAATGCCAACTGGATGAAAAAACAAATCATCCATCAACGAAAAAACGTAAAGGATGGTAAGCATGAATTTAATCAAACTGCGCTTGCTACTTGA